From Desulfovibrio legallii, one genomic window encodes:
- a CDS encoding biotin attachment protein, which translates to MINISALLDEIKAAPYREIVISTPHTGRVTFAGLHQGETALGPQGLWKEKPGTLVATLEREHNPKPICAPEKGEVSRIHTELEGAFVEAGTPLAVLRHKLTRAEVEHIILQKALHLFLAPERAKYYFTPEVDKKIRAADAQSVAVRDGMEILIMSRMKREVPLNYTGPDGVIYAVYFKYNENMDVGAPLIGVCPKDQLSAIQEVVMRVRTEWSETE; encoded by the coding sequence ATGATCAACATCTCCGCACTGCTGGACGAAATCAAGGCCGCGCCCTACCGCGAAATCGTCATCAGCACCCCCCACACGGGGCGCGTGACCTTCGCCGGGCTGCACCAGGGGGAAACGGCCCTGGGGCCGCAAGGCCTCTGGAAGGAAAAACCCGGCACCCTCGTGGCCACCCTGGAGCGCGAACACAACCCCAAGCCCATCTGCGCCCCGGAAAAAGGCGAGGTCAGCCGCATTCATACGGAGCTGGAAGGGGCCTTTGTGGAGGCGGGCACGCCTTTGGCCGTGCTGCGGCACAAGCTCACCCGCGCCGAGGTGGAGCACATCATTCTGCAAAAAGCCCTGCACCTCTTCCTTGCGCCGGAGCGCGCCAAATACTACTTCACGCCTGAGGTGGACAAAAAAATCCGCGCGGCGGACGCCCAGTCCGTGGCGGTGCGCGACGGTATGGAAATTCTGATCATGTCGCGCATGAAGCGGGAAGTGCCCCTCAACTACACGGGGCCGGACGGCGTCATCTACGCCGTTTACTTTAAATACAACGAGAATATGGACGTCGGCGCGCCGCTTATCGGCGTCTGCCCCAAGGACCAGTTGTCCGCCATTCAGGAAGTGGTCATGCGCGTGCGCACGGAATGGTCTGAAACGGAATAG
- a CDS encoding peptidase — MSYCVGIRLKSGMVLASDTRTNAGVDHISTFKKMFTFGAEGERVIFLLTAGNLATSQAVVNRLRRELRQDDRQHLGNIPSLSEAAEMVGRYATEVAYQTKQMATMVQEGGGFGSTFLLGGQIKGHGMRLYLIYNEGNSIYATRDTPFFQIGESKYGKPILDRAINYESNLDDAVRATLVSFDSTIRSNLSVGFPIDLMVYKADSLTLPAGRRITETDPYFYSIRSQWSQGLLAILRGFDTPPPDYMG; from the coding sequence ATGAGTTATTGCGTCGGCATCCGCCTGAAAAGCGGGATGGTTCTGGCCAGCGACACGCGCACCAACGCCGGGGTGGACCATATTTCCACCTTCAAAAAGATGTTCACCTTCGGCGCGGAGGGGGAACGGGTCATTTTTCTGCTTACGGCGGGCAACCTTGCCACCTCCCAGGCGGTAGTCAATCGCCTGCGGCGCGAACTGCGGCAGGACGACCGCCAGCACCTGGGCAACATCCCCAGCCTCTCCGAAGCGGCGGAAATGGTGGGCCGCTACGCCACTGAAGTAGCCTACCAGACCAAGCAGATGGCCACCATGGTGCAGGAGGGCGGCGGCTTCGGCAGCACCTTTTTGCTGGGCGGGCAGATCAAGGGGCACGGCATGCGCCTCTATCTTATCTACAACGAGGGCAACAGCATCTACGCCACCCGTGACACGCCGTTCTTTCAAATCGGCGAAAGCAAATACGGCAAACCCATTCTTGACCGGGCCATCAATTACGAAAGCAACCTGGACGACGCTGTGCGGGCCACGCTGGTCTCCTTCGATTCCACCATCCGCTCCAACCTTTCCGTGGGCTTTCCCATAGACCTCATGGTCTACAAGGCCGACAGCCTGACCTTGCCCGCGGGCAGGCGCATTACGGAAACGGACCCCTACTTCTACAGCATCCGCAGCCAATGGTCGCAGGGCCTGCTGGCAATCCTGCGGGGTTTTGACACGCCGCCGCCGGACTACATGGGCTGA
- a CDS encoding transglutaminase family protein — protein MKIKVTHETCYAYDSPTKRSIQLLRVTPLSLGRQKVLSWSLALPRCGSELFDGFGNCCTLLSLPEPHECLRIKAQGEVELEEDLDWLEDDRLPPGLFLRETPLTRCTGPIREMAARRLGRGVSRRALQAFSADILAHMPYAKGRTGVSTSADEAFALGVGVCQDHTHVFLAGARAMGVPARYVSGYLYTESEQHLASHAWAEAWLDGRWYVFDVSNQLFAPARHVQIALGLDYNDAAPVRGIRVGGGHEHMDYRVQVAAQQ, from the coding sequence ATGAAAATCAAGGTGACCCACGAGACCTGCTATGCCTATGACAGCCCCACCAAACGCAGCATCCAGCTTTTGCGGGTAACGCCCCTGAGCCTGGGGCGACAAAAAGTGCTTTCCTGGAGCCTCGCCCTGCCCCGCTGCGGCAGCGAGCTTTTTGACGGCTTCGGCAACTGCTGCACCCTGCTGAGCCTGCCGGAACCGCACGAGTGCCTGCGCATCAAAGCCCAGGGCGAGGTAGAACTGGAAGAAGACCTGGACTGGCTGGAGGACGACCGCCTGCCGCCAGGGCTGTTCCTGCGCGAAACGCCGCTCACGCGCTGCACCGGCCCCATCCGGGAAATGGCCGCGCGCCGCCTGGGCCGGGGCGTCAGCCGCAGGGCGCTGCAGGCCTTCAGCGCCGACATCCTGGCCCACATGCCCTACGCCAAGGGCCGCACGGGCGTCAGTACCTCGGCGGACGAGGCCTTTGCCCTGGGCGTTGGGGTCTGCCAGGACCACACCCACGTTTTCCTGGCCGGGGCGCGGGCCATGGGCGTGCCTGCGCGCTACGTTTCCGGGTATCTTTATACTGAGTCAGAGCAGCACCTGGCGAGCCATGCCTGGGCCGAAGCCTGGCTGGACGGCCGCTGGTACGTTTTTGACGTAAGCAACCAGCTGTTCGCCCCGGCCCGGCATGTGCAAATCGCCCTGGGCCTGGACTACAACGACGCCGCGCCCGTGCGGGGCATCCGCGTGGGGGGCGGGCACGAGCATATGGACTACCGCGTGCAGGTGGCGGCCCAGCAGTAA
- a CDS encoding alpha-E domain-containing protein: protein MMTLLLSTAGDLYWLGRYMQRTERLYGRFFGPQAVNAAACVRAMGLRADPADLDETMRAKELSALFERVNDNVQTVRGVIDQDAYDLFNTVNRLRQAGSQRAACFQLQACQRAMQSQEPLVSLFWQLGDAVETLDNHIRFGDSHAGQFRQLAMATTGLPSGTAWDQLKQPAQAMVFTLDVQLFYRWLDRLNELFEDGV, encoded by the coding sequence GTGATGACCCTGCTGCTTTCCACCGCCGGCGATCTCTACTGGCTTGGCCGCTACATGCAGCGCACAGAGCGCCTCTACGGCCGCTTTTTCGGCCCCCAGGCCGTCAATGCGGCCGCCTGCGTCCGGGCCATGGGTCTGCGCGCGGACCCGGCCGACCTGGACGAAACCATGCGCGCCAAGGAGCTGTCGGCCCTGTTTGAGCGCGTTAACGACAACGTGCAGACCGTGCGCGGCGTTATCGACCAGGACGCCTACGACCTGTTCAACACGGTCAACCGGCTGCGCCAGGCGGGCAGCCAGCGGGCGGCCTGCTTTCAGCTGCAGGCCTGCCAGCGGGCCATGCAGTCCCAGGAGCCGCTGGTGAGCCTTTTCTGGCAGCTGGGCGACGCGGTGGAAACCCTGGACAACCATATCCGCTTCGGCGACAGCCACGCCGGGCAATTCCGGCAACTGGCCATGGCGACCACGGGCCTGCCTTCGGGCACGGCCTGGGATCAGCTGAAACAGCCCGCCCAGGCCATGGTCTTTACCCTGGACGTACAGCTGTTTTACCGCTGGCTTGACCGGCTCAACGAACTTTTTGAGGATGGCGTATGA
- a CDS encoding single-stranded DNA-binding protein — protein MLNKVMIIGRLGRDPELRYTQSGAPVASLNVATDESYTDRDGNKVERTEWHRVSVFQRQAENCAAYLAKGSLVYVEGSLQTRKWQDQQGQDRYTTEIKAQRVQFLDRKGEGPRGGQGGPGGYEDDYGAPAQRRGGQGGGPRGGQQGGGKPQPRQPEEDLGPAFPSEASNMDDVPF, from the coding sequence ATGCTGAACAAAGTAATGATCATCGGCCGGCTGGGGCGCGACCCGGAGCTGCGCTACACGCAGAGCGGCGCTCCTGTGGCTTCCTTGAACGTGGCTACGGACGAATCCTATACCGACCGTGACGGCAACAAGGTGGAGCGCACCGAGTGGCACCGGGTTTCGGTGTTCCAGCGCCAGGCGGAAAACTGCGCCGCGTACCTTGCCAAGGGCAGCCTTGTCTATGTGGAGGGCAGCCTGCAGACCCGCAAATGGCAGGACCAGCAGGGCCAGGACCGTTATACCACCGAGATTAAGGCCCAGCGGGTGCAGTTTCTGGACCGCAAGGGCGAAGGCCCGCGCGGCGGCCAGGGCGGCCCCGGCGGCTATGAGGACGACTATGGCGCGCCCGCGCAGCGTCGCGGCGGCCAGGGCGGCGGCCCGCGCGGTGGGCAGCAGGGCGGCGGCAAGCCGCAGCCCCGGCAGCCGGAAGAAGACTTGGGTCCGGCTTTCCCTTCCGAGGCCTCCAATATGGACGATGTGCCCTTTTAG
- a CDS encoding sensor domain-containing diguanylate cyclase: MSKPVTVIALALFLPALFLVLLFFVHDYADQTNQNLSQSMVTRLQEIHQRHTNSLERTAAAQLAELKSAAAVLDDKTPGEAASMVTTLAPMLRAQGLRCYSLTDLDGKGTDCNGNPVDHSHTPAFLRARAGAAGFSMRETSPQDRCLIMAAPVWRSGQVAAVLVGGVKPNRVEQSLESMAFGRSIYTVVVDDNAQALFWTPPPEKRMEDLLPLFGQEGLPPSLRGFLQRRFKAGLQNAAVHFADHDSGQRLYLYTSPLPDFGWQVVSLLPQQVEKELVARQNAITTTLIWRIILVVTLLAVALMYMVRRAAHRLRLQQEDYRSIISSISDGVIKFAGLHGPFLFLSPNFLKMLGYSREEFLHNFGHDFASTIYEHDRESALNTMEQQLESGLHIDAEYRVRAKSGALIWMCHKGSPVSVDHGAPYIQSIIFDVSHNKEAAQAKRISDERYHFILEQHDIIIFEQNLESGHFSCSAQWLQTFGRVFNILEPDPQHTGIPVHEQDRERLAAFQTAVRQRPHHVKIALDLRLYDAERQARWYRIEASNLTNAQDKPIYVFGIITDIDQQKALEFQLRSQANRDSATGMRNKKATEQAAARMLDMLNQHEDAPGDDGGNAMFMIDFDNFKSVNDRLGHAAGDKAIIEMARIISRNFRNTDIVGRVGGDEFLVFCTARMSREQIRQRAQRLVSQLRTQCRASEASLSLTASLGVACYPQDGRDFATLFNHADMATYAAKRQGRNRCVFYGELTDPTDVGQVTMEPAHEEKRILGTLTIPEETD; this comes from the coding sequence ATGTCCAAGCCCGTTACCGTCATCGCCTTGGCGCTTTTTTTGCCGGCACTGTTCCTGGTGCTGCTTTTTTTTGTACATGACTATGCGGACCAGACCAACCAGAACCTCAGCCAGAGCATGGTTACCCGGCTGCAGGAGATACACCAGCGCCATACCAACAGCTTGGAACGGACCGCCGCCGCACAGCTGGCGGAACTAAAAAGCGCGGCCGCAGTGCTGGACGACAAAACGCCGGGAGAAGCCGCCAGCATGGTCACCACTCTGGCCCCCATGCTGCGGGCGCAAGGGCTGCGCTGTTACAGCCTGACGGATCTGGACGGCAAGGGAACGGATTGCAATGGCAACCCGGTGGACCACAGCCATACGCCGGCCTTTTTGCGGGCCCGCGCGGGCGCGGCAGGCTTCAGCATGCGGGAAACCAGCCCGCAGGATCGATGTCTGATCATGGCTGCGCCGGTATGGCGCAGCGGCCAGGTCGCGGCGGTGCTTGTGGGCGGCGTCAAACCGAACCGGGTGGAGCAAAGCCTGGAATCCATGGCCTTTGGCCGCAGCATCTACACCGTGGTGGTGGACGACAACGCGCAGGCCCTGTTCTGGACGCCCCCGCCGGAGAAACGCATGGAGGATCTGCTGCCCCTGTTCGGCCAGGAGGGGTTGCCGCCATCCCTGCGCGGCTTTTTGCAGCGACGGTTCAAGGCAGGCCTGCAAAACGCGGCTGTGCATTTTGCCGACCACGATTCCGGCCAACGCCTTTATCTTTACACCAGCCCGTTGCCGGACTTCGGCTGGCAGGTGGTTTCCCTCTTGCCGCAGCAAGTGGAAAAAGAGCTGGTGGCCCGGCAAAACGCCATCACCACCACCCTGATCTGGCGCATCATCCTGGTGGTTACGCTGCTGGCCGTGGCCTTGATGTACATGGTGCGGCGCGCGGCCCACAGGTTGCGCCTGCAGCAGGAGGATTACCGCTCCATCATTTCCAGCATTTCCGACGGGGTCATCAAGTTCGCCGGTCTGCACGGGCCCTTCCTGTTTCTCAGCCCCAATTTCTTAAAAATGCTCGGGTATTCCAGGGAAGAATTTCTGCACAATTTCGGCCACGACTTTGCCTCCACCATCTATGAGCACGATAGAGAAAGCGCCCTGAACACCATGGAACAGCAGCTGGAAAGCGGGCTGCACATTGATGCGGAATACCGCGTGCGGGCCAAAAGCGGGGCCCTCATCTGGATGTGCCACAAAGGCTCCCCGGTCAGCGTGGACCACGGCGCGCCCTACATCCAGAGCATCATCTTTGACGTGAGCCACAACAAAGAGGCCGCTCAGGCCAAACGCATTTCCGACGAGCGCTACCATTTCATTCTGGAGCAGCACGACATCATCATCTTTGAGCAGAACCTGGAATCAGGCCATTTTTCCTGTTCCGCCCAATGGCTGCAGACTTTCGGCCGCGTATTCAACATCCTGGAGCCGGATCCCCAGCACACCGGCATCCCCGTGCACGAGCAGGACCGGGAACGCCTGGCCGCCTTCCAGACGGCCGTGCGCCAACGCCCGCACCACGTCAAAATCGCCCTGGATCTGCGCCTCTACGACGCCGAGAGGCAAGCCCGCTGGTACCGCATTGAGGCCTCCAACCTGACCAATGCCCAGGACAAACCCATTTATGTTTTCGGCATTATTACGGATATTGACCAGCAAAAAGCCCTGGAATTTCAGCTCCGCTCCCAGGCCAACAGGGACAGCGCCACGGGCATGCGCAACAAAAAAGCTACGGAGCAGGCCGCCGCGCGGATGCTGGACATGCTTAACCAGCACGAAGACGCGCCGGGGGACGACGGCGGCAACGCCATGTTCATGATCGATTTTGACAACTTCAAAAGCGTCAACGACAGGCTGGGCCACGCGGCGGGCGACAAGGCCATCATTGAAATGGCCCGGATCATCAGCCGCAACTTCCGCAATACGGACATCGTGGGCCGGGTGGGCGGGGACGAATTCCTGGTCTTTTGCACTGCCAGGATGTCCAGGGAGCAGATCCGCCAGCGCGCCCAAAGGTTGGTCAGTCAGCTGCGCACGCAGTGCCGCGCCTCAGAGGCAAGCCTCTCCCTTACCGCCAGCCTGGGGGTGGCCTGTTATCCCCAGGACGGGCGGGACTTCGCCACGCTTTTCAACCATGCGGATATGGCCACCTATGCGGCCAAACGCCAGGGAAGAAACCGCTGCGTGTTTTATGGGGAGCTGACCGACCCAACGGATGTGGGCCAGGTGACCATGGAACCGGCGCACGAAGAAAAACGCATTCTGGGCACCCTGACAATCCCCGAAGAAACGGACTGA